The nucleotide sequence tgttttcatttttttccctTTGGTATGCTTAGAGAACAAAAAACTGTTGGAAGGTTGATGTTAAGCCTATTTCCCATGTCCATAGAAAcaagaggaaaagaaaaggaaaaccagCTTTAGTATTGTAAGCTCTTAAAACTAGACATGTTTAGTAATCATGTGCAACCACGCTGCAGGTTGCATCACTACTAAGGAGCTTGGAACCGTGATGCGGTCATTGGGGCAGAACCCAACCGAAGCTGAGCTTCAAGATATGATCAATGAAGTCGATGCTGATGGGAATGGGACCATTGACTTCCCTGAGTTCCTTAACCTGATGGCTCGCAAGATGAAGGACACTGATTCTGAGGAGGAGCTCAAAGAAGCTTTTAGAGTGTTCGACAAGGATCAGAATGGATTTATCTCAGCAGCTGAGCTTCGTCATGTCATGACAAACCTAGGTGAGAAGCTTACAGACGAAGAGGTTGATGAGATGATTCGTGAAGCTGACGTGGATGGGGACGGGCAGATCAACTATGAGGAATTCGTCAAGGTCATGATGGCCAAGTGAGAATCCAACTTAATCTTTAAAATTAAAGTACAACAAAAAGGAACGGCGGATAAGTCTGATGAGGTTTCTATTTCTGGTTAGGATGTCTTCTTTGGCTTATTAGCTTCGTCTGGGTGCTTGCCTATTCTATTCTCATTGTTTCGTAATGATGTTCTTTGGTATATGCTTTTTTGCTCCCTTCCTATATTAGTAGCTTGTTTGTTAGTAAGTATTGGTATTTTCTTCAACATTTGATATTAAACCTACCACAATTGTGGGAACCTTGAATGTCTTTGTTTTTTCCTCCCTTTTGAATGAGTAATTTCATCTATATTTTCACATGTGTTTGTCTTTATTCTACAAGTAGTTTTTTGTGTTTCGCTAGACTTGGACGAACCACATACTCCGTATCAGGGTAGTCTAAGATTATGTAGGTGTAGGAGACTTATATGGTTATACTCTTAACATCATTTGCGCGCCTATCTTTTGGGTTTATCATAAAGCTTTCTTCTTTGGCATAAAGAAAGCTTGTCCCATCTACAATTTTGAGTTAAGGTGCGGAAGTTATGTTGAGGTTGTTTTTCAAGCCTCCTTTCCATTTATTTGTGGAATGTTGAGCTTGACCTCCATCAAGATTGGACCTGTGGCCATTAAGCCAACTCAAAAGGTTGTGCGTCGAGTATGGTTCGTGTTATATAAAAAATGGCAAGGAATGAAAAGAAGTTTAGTATTTATGTTGTCTGCTTACTAATTTGAACAGAAAGGAAAGGAAATTATGCACCTAGGTTTGGTTTAATGGTCAATAAAGTGGATACAAACCTTGAAGATCATTTACAAGTTTCTTCTCATCTGTCTAATCATTGGCCAGTGGAGTTGGCTCGGACAGTGCTGTCATAAATAAACGGGAAAGGAAACTATTGCTCTCGGCAATGTCCCAAATGAAGCTTTTGCTAAAGAAGATGACTTGTACTGATCTTACTTTCTTTTCAAATCTCTTTACCTTTCCTTTTCGAACAAATTCCCTTTATCCAAATGCATTTATAGTGGAAATAGAATCTATTACTAACATTTTGATAGAAAAAGTGACATTTCATTTCAGTACAAATATAGCTAAATTTGTCCCAACACAAGTGGATTATAGAAGGGAAAGTGAGCACTCAACACAACATTTATTCCCCTCCTGGTAGATTGGACTTCCCACccagaaaagaataaaaaggagaaaggaatCTGACAATTATTGCTTTTGTTTCACATCAGGTTAGGTTTCACGCAAAACTAACTCGATTAGTATTTTCAATACTTGTTGAACTAAAGAGATACTATTCGCTTTGAGTTGGGTTCTCCTTTTAGGGTAGTAGAGAATACTTTTTGGCAAAACAGCGGCCAACTATATGAAGAAATGTGCCATATCATTCTATACGTTGAAATATactttactttattattatttcgGGAATTAAAAAAGGCTTTTCTTTGAAcatgatttttaaaatatttaaatttgaaaCTCTTCTGACCTAAAgtaattttttatttagttttttatatatgtaaatttaattttaaaatattaaagaatTTATGATCAAATTCACACCAAAATTTAAATAGTTTAAACTTCATACTTCGGATCCTGCTACATAAAAATTGAATTGAGgtagtatttttaaattttgtaaGTTACTAAACATATTTATAACATATCTTTCTAAATGTTTTTATTTTGAGGAACTAGTATACCTATAAATTCATAAAAATTCTATATAGTTCTTGCAAAGGGTTAAATTAGCAAAATCTTCGtctctttcctttcttcatctatttccttTTTTCTCCCAATTTTttccttcaacttttttttttcgtttATATTTCTCCGTGCTAGTTTCTTGAATATTctttttatcatcttttctttcAGAatgatactccctccggtccaaaataagtaaaaTCTTTAATTAAAACGCCAAGAAAATTTAACTCCTTAATTCACATGAAGTCatgtcatttttattatttacagCAGGCGGCGAAGGAGGATTGAAGAAAGTAAAAGAGCCTACTCAATCTCACAGAGCAACGGAAGGAAAAGCCGTAAGAGAGATCGATGCACAATCCTGTGATCCCtccttaattatttttaaacaaaatgTTTTAAGTATTATGACTTACGGTTCGAAATTCGATAGATAATAAATGTACTCCTTCGATTTTAGTTGTTGTTGTATCCTAGTCTACGACTAAATCTGTCCTCAGCTTTATGTCTTTGATCGAaatcttctgttttttttttcttttgtcctaATGAAATCTTCTGTTTGCTTGTTATAACGTCCTAGTCTTCAAAATAAAATAAGTCAGTATTGTGCTCTACCATTCATGGTTTCTAAAGTTTTGATACTCCTATAATAAAAGTAGCTCTTTACCATCTGAATGAACTTTTCACCCAAAAAAGGGGGCAAAATATAAAGTTGGCCTTCGGCCGAAATTAATTGCATTtgttaaaaaaaagaatatatatatatatatatatatatatatatattatcggctattattttttagagcggctaaaaatatatatttcttaaaaataattgattGTCAATTATTGGTCATTTGACTATCACAATTTTAAATAAGTTTTGGGACCGTTTGTCCATTTCAATAATCATACTTTCCTTTATCTGTTAGCATATATCTTTTTTATTTGGTTTGCCAAAAAAAGCATTACGCTTTGTGTACTAGAAATCCAAACTATTGCCATATTCTTTTTCTTTAACTTTTCTTGTGAGAATATTTGAATGGAATTGTCTATAAATGATCCGTCTCCACAATGAAAACACAAATATATAGAAATTTTTATAATAAACGATATTTTGTCCTTATTTACAATAATGTAAATGAATTAAGTCATATTTATAAAAGGTATCAGTATAAGCAATTGATTTTGGTAATAATAGCTTTACTAATACATGAAATTAAGTCTCCAGTATGCAAATCATAACACTAAAATTCCGGAAAATGCAGAGGACTACGATCAATGGTACTACATTTTAGTAAACATGGTACAACAAACAAAAGCAGGACTTTTAATTAGATGACAATACTACCCATGTTTTTCCTCTCCAATTCCcactaatatatatttttgtaaaattaatCCAGCTGAGATTAAATCTTTTTTCACTTGGTTAATTATATCTTTGACTTACCCTCAtctgttttctcttttcttttcaaactCATATTGTTCTCTCAATCGTGAAAATAGCACGGCTAGCTAGTTTTcgaactggtaattgaaaaatagccagcgtttgcaaagtcattgaaaaatagccactattttgctgcaacacagaaagttccagcataatatactggagattggtgcacgtgtatgaacttccagcatgttatgctggaactccaacgcacggaaagttccagcataatatactggaaattGGATCatttgtgtatgaacttctagcatattatgctggaccagtatattatgctggaactccagtatattatgctagaactctagtataatatactgaagttccagtaaactccattataatatgttggagttctaataaatttcagtatattatactggaatatttttcgaatttgaaCAGTGTTGTCGTctaaatttatctttacatgaaaagtgactaaaaattttgattacttttgaaattatggctatttttcaattatcacttgtaaatctggctatttttgaatttctcccctctCAATCCCAAAGGTTAACTTCTTTGTGGGCCTGAGAGCAAATCCATAGAGATTTAGATATTAATATTTTTATGTTGATATTATTTTCATTCCAAATTTGATACGTTAATCCAATATGCCAAATAATTAAGGGCCGGTTGATGTAAAATAATTACAAtcgctaatcaaatatatattttatatacactaattatttatattatatattaatatacaaaaaataaaaaaaaattggctaTTAGTTTTTATGACGACTATACAATgtagcaacaataacaacaatccagtaaaatcttactagtggagtctggggagggtagtgtgtacgcaaaccttagccctaccccgaaggagtagagaggttgtttccgaaagaccctcggctcaagagaataaaaagacaaaagaagacaaTATTAGTTTCACTACAGAgatcataagaaaaataagaacatAAAATGTAGAAGaaaaaatgcaaagcaaaaacgatggctagtaaataggtcctgcaccgaaaaaagaaaatagtaagCCACgatattgccactagctatcttaaaCAAAAGCCCTACCAGACTAGGTTCACAAAGGTACAAAGTAAGACAAGattcaactacctcctaacctacgaCTCCACGACTTCCTGACTAATTACAAGTGCATGTATAACATTGATTCGATCTGTCAAACTAAagaatttaattatatttcacAATTCAAAAATAGGATAAGAGATTGCCTACTAAAATTGTAGTAATTAATTACATCTGTTCTTTCTCTTTCAATAGTAAGTCTGTGTTTGACCATTCATATAAACTAATTTTTCACGAGTATGTTATCGTATATTAATTAACTCATATATAAATTAAATCAACTGACATATACTGATATGTTAAATAATTAATCATGATATGAACTAATTTACACTTGTATGTATGACATCGGTTATGCTGACAAATTTAACCATATAAGCAACTAAGCCATAAGCTTACGTGGTTCATCtgttatattaaataatcaaatttcacaattcaaataatagaATATGAAACTGTGTAAATTTTTTAGCTAAATCTATAGTAAATTACATTTGGGTTTGACCATTCATATATACTAGTAGTAATTTATCACGAATATGTATGTCAATTTCTCTTCAAATTATTGACATATACTGCTAATGTCAAATAATCAATATAATACAAAATATTCACATGCGAATTGCGTTGGTTCTACGTGCTGACAAATTTAACCATGTATGCAACTAATCCATAAGCCTACATGGTTCTATCTGTCAAactaataattaatttaatttcaaaattcagaaaaTAGAATAAGAAACGGCGTAATTTTCTTAGTAAATacctctttttttcctttctcacCGTACCTATTTCTCATTTTGTTGATTGAAAGAGAATATGCGTTATTCATTGAGTAAAGAGAGGGTTTTCGGCCTTTACAATATTTACTATATTTCGTATGTTACAGATATAGCACGTCCTTTTTTTGCTATATGAAATCCACACTTTGACGCCAAAGATTTTATAACGAATAAACTTTCGCATGAGCATAATCTATTTTCTAGTTTAATATTACGagatattttttcatattttccgCATTCAGTTCTAACTTATTAGGCCAAAAGCTCTGTGAAGGCAACAAAAGTCCACAAACACCAACGAGTAAAATCTCTTGAATATGCGTCGGACCATTTATATATCTAATTTATCATGTGCATGTCAAATTCTCCTATATATTCGTGTACCAATACTAAATATAAAAGAAGGAAAAGCAAAGAAGCGAATTAATAATTATCTTGAgataaacataaaagaaaaagtgAAAGTAGAGACttaattaaaccaaaatttgcaAAACCAAAAACTACACTTTTAGTCAGATAGATTTCTCATTAAGACTTCAATGAATATTATCCCCATTAAAGATTGCATGCATTGTAAAATCCGTTATCATTATTTAGTTAATTAGTAACATCTACTTAATGCTTCCTAATTTGCTAGATTTTTGTTATCTCCTTCACATATCAATCTCATTATTTTCTTCCTTCTTATATACTTAGTAGCTTTTATTTTTGCACTCAAATAATGTCCAGATCTGAGAGGTTCTggcaaagaagagaaaaacttaGGGTTAACTCCAGGTTTATTATCTTCTGCCGTCTTTTTTAACTTAATTTTCATATGCTTTAATTTCTAtcttatgttaatttttataagTCTTACAAAAAGTTTCTTGTTTCTCTTTGATATTAGAGTAGAAAGGACTTGGATATGAAGTTGACGAGGCCAATAGAGATAGAAGAAGGGGAGATCAAGAAACGCCACGTGTGTCCTTATTGTGAGAAAGAGTTCAGCAATGGAAAAGCTTTAGGAGGGCACAAAAGAATCCATTTGTACAAGATGAGGGGTAGAAAAAATCTGAAACTTCCTTTCTCAtcaaatttaaattctgaatctgtCGTCTCTGTGTCCGATTTGGAACAGGTACCTGCAGCGTTTCGCAAAGTACTAGAGGAGGATCTTAAAGATGTTTTACCAAGGTGGGGTAGTGTTGGGAAAAGAGGGAAGATGGGTTACGGTCACATTATTCGTACATCTTCCAATGCAGAAAAAATGATACCtcctccgtcccaatttatatggCCAAACAAATTACGTGCTGAAAAGGGTGATCATCAAAGAGTGCATTCCTTTGATCTCAATGAACTTCCACCAGAAGCAGTAGAAAATGGACTTGATTAGACAAAGCTCCGCAAATTCTATATGTTCCTGTTTTGGTATGATACAGTAGCAAAAGTTCAACTATCAATTGCACCTGATTTCTACGGGTTCGTAGCTTTTGAAAAGTTAGTggacttttttctttttagtatgtTTAAGAAAGAACGATGCAtttttatatttgaatttttttaaatgtTAAGCATTTTATTTTACCTTCATTGTCAGCTCTTATTATCACAAAAATGTCATTACATGTCTGAGGTTATAAATACTAAGGGTTACTTTGAGAAGAACTTAGCGAAGAAAAGGTAGAAGTAGAACCTAAAGGAGTTTGAagctttaaaaatttattgattATATCAACTCTCGTTAAAAGAACCTAAAAATCAAGAAACACAA is from Nicotiana tabacum cultivar K326 chromosome 18, ASM71507v2, whole genome shotgun sequence and encodes:
- the LOC107813260 gene encoding calmodulin-7 isoform X2; its protein translation is MADQLTDDQISEFKEAFSLFDKDGDGCITTKELGTVMRSLGQNPTEAELQDMINEVDADGNGTIDFPEFLNLMARKMKDTDSEEELKEAFRVFDKDQNGFISAAELRHVMTNLGEKLTDEEVDEMIREADVDGDGQINYEEFVKVMMAKRRRRIEESKRAYSISQSNGRKSRKRDRCTIL
- the LOC107813260 gene encoding calmodulin-7 isoform X1, which encodes MADQLTDDQISEFKEAFSLFDKDGDGCITTKELGTVMRSLGQNPTEAELQDMINEVDADGNGTIDFPEFLNLMARKMKDTDSEEELKEAFRVFDKDQNGFISAAELRHVMTNLGEKLTDEEVDEMIREADVDGDGQINYEEFVKVMMANRRRRRIEESKRAYSISQSNGRKSRKRDRCTIL